One Bdellovibrionales bacterium CG10_big_fil_rev_8_21_14_0_10_45_34 genomic region harbors:
- a CDS encoding acetylornithine aminotransferase, with translation MFYPVLSSGIGRGPFARLSDGSVKLDLINGIGIHIMGHSHPEIIKASIEGSLSDVVMQGHLYAGKEYVELNRRLVRLASQKSRLKHSWITTCGSMANESALKIARQKHFPAKNIIAFEKAFAGRTIMMAEVTDNKDYKQGQPDYNEVFRLPFYDKKDPVRSTEKALETLKGHLDKGPNSFCTFVFEPMQGEGGYAFGTREFFLPLLETCKKNNIAIWLDEVQTFCRTGNFFAFETLGLGDYVDICTVAKTAQSAATLFTDEYNPKPGLIAGTFAGSSAALAAGNKLLDILETKGFMGSSGRVQEIHNRFVEGFNNLNETTCEGMFNNAGGLGLMMAVTPFDGSKEKVNAFLKALFENGVMSFGCGRDPYRVRLLVPAIIQNSEIDLALGVFEKTAQQLA, from the coding sequence ATGTTCTACCCCGTTCTCAGTAGCGGCATTGGTCGAGGACCTTTCGCCCGTCTTTCAGACGGAAGTGTGAAGCTCGATCTTATCAACGGTATTGGGATACATATAATGGGTCATTCGCATCCAGAGATCATTAAGGCTTCGATTGAGGGATCGCTTTCAGACGTCGTTATGCAGGGGCATCTTTACGCAGGCAAAGAGTACGTTGAACTCAATCGGCGTCTTGTAAGATTGGCTTCTCAGAAGTCACGGCTCAAGCATTCTTGGATTACTACCTGCGGATCCATGGCCAACGAAAGCGCGTTAAAAATTGCGAGACAGAAGCACTTCCCGGCAAAAAATATCATCGCTTTTGAAAAAGCCTTCGCTGGTCGAACGATTATGATGGCCGAAGTGACCGACAATAAAGACTACAAGCAGGGACAGCCAGACTACAATGAAGTCTTTCGGCTCCCCTTTTATGACAAAAAAGACCCCGTTCGGAGTACAGAAAAAGCGCTAGAGACACTCAAGGGCCACCTAGATAAGGGGCCAAATAGCTTTTGCACTTTTGTGTTTGAACCTATGCAGGGCGAAGGTGGCTACGCGTTTGGGACAAGAGAGTTCTTTTTACCTTTATTAGAGACATGCAAGAAAAATAACATCGCGATATGGCTCGATGAAGTTCAAACGTTTTGCAGGACCGGGAACTTCTTTGCTTTTGAGACATTGGGTTTAGGTGACTATGTTGACATCTGTACAGTTGCGAAGACGGCACAGTCGGCGGCCACTTTGTTTACTGATGAGTACAATCCGAAGCCGGGCTTAATTGCGGGTACTTTTGCCGGATCATCCGCGGCTTTGGCTGCGGGCAACAAGCTGCTGGACATTCTAGAAACTAAAGGGTTTATGGGTAGCTCCGGCCGTGTTCAAGAAATTCATAATCGCTTTGTAGAGGGTTTTAATAATCTGAACGAAACAACCTGCGAGGGTATGTTCAACAACGCGGGTGGTTTGGGCCTTATGATGGCGGTGACTCCATTTGACGGCTCCAAAGAAAAAGTGAACGCGTTTCTGAAGGCGTTGTTTGAAAATGGAGTCATGTCGTTTGGTTGTGGTCGAGACCCCTACCGTGTGAGACTTCTCGTTCCGGCCATTATACAAAACAGCGAGATAGATCTGGCACTTGGCGTGTTTGAAAAGACCGCACAACAGTTAGCATAG
- a CDS encoding arginine N-succinyltransferase, whose protein sequence is MSFRIRSARESDLRDIQSLAAQFSLLNLPDDEEVLEKKLARSVLAFSDECPIDKSECEYVFVIEDSEVKRVVGCSVAMAKHGTEEVPHISFQVNREQRFSRDLGIGFIHQVLRLKLDHDGPTEVGGLLVDRSFRSRPEKLGRQISLIRFVYMGLEPTRFEERLLCEFAPPLTREGRSEFWEALGRRFTGLPYQEADVISHRHKEFIQSLFPTGDIYLTLLDTRARQVLGQVGGQTKPAQHLLEAQGFKYLNEVDPFDGGPHFGCLRKEVKIISQGKKLKLKEGVNEFPNMGLIGLVREGEFFGCQSAYSTEASYVNVPSVTRKLLSLSDGEELFVSPS, encoded by the coding sequence GTGAGTTTTAGAATTCGATCGGCACGCGAATCAGATTTAAGAGATATTCAGTCCCTGGCCGCGCAGTTTTCGTTGTTGAATCTGCCGGACGACGAAGAGGTTCTCGAAAAGAAGCTCGCTCGAAGCGTCCTAGCCTTTTCTGATGAATGCCCTATAGACAAATCAGAGTGTGAGTATGTTTTTGTCATTGAAGATTCCGAAGTGAAGAGAGTGGTGGGGTGCTCGGTTGCGATGGCGAAACATGGAACCGAAGAGGTGCCGCACATTTCTTTTCAGGTGAATCGCGAACAAAGGTTTAGCCGCGATCTTGGAATTGGCTTTATCCATCAGGTGCTCAGGTTAAAACTGGATCATGATGGACCAACTGAAGTGGGTGGCTTGTTGGTAGATCGATCCTTTCGAAGTCGACCAGAGAAGTTAGGTCGTCAAATAAGTTTGATACGGTTTGTCTACATGGGACTTGAGCCAACTCGTTTTGAAGAGAGACTTCTTTGCGAGTTCGCACCTCCGCTGACGAGAGAAGGGCGTAGCGAATTCTGGGAGGCCCTGGGGCGTCGTTTCACTGGACTCCCTTATCAAGAAGCAGATGTCATTAGTCATCGCCACAAAGAGTTTATTCAAAGTTTGTTTCCTACAGGAGATATTTACTTAACTCTACTGGACACGAGAGCCCGCCAAGTTCTGGGTCAAGTGGGCGGGCAAACCAAACCGGCACAACATTTGTTGGAGGCGCAAGGTTTTAAATATCTTAATGAAGTAGATCCGTTTGATGGCGGTCCTCACTTTGGTTGTCTACGAAAAGAGGTAAAAATTATCTCTCAGGGCAAAAAGTTGAAACTTAAAGAGGGTGTTAATGAATTCCCCAATATGGGGCTAATTGGGCTTGTTAGAGAGGGCGAGTTTTTCGGGTGTCAATCCGCCTATTCTACCGAGGCCAGTTATGTGAATGTGCCGAGTGTGACGCGAAAACTTTTATCTCTTTCAGATGGCGAAGAGCTATTTGTGAGTCCGTCTTAG
- a CDS encoding succinylglutamate-semialdehyde dehydrogenase, translating into MDQKMIFMGDYVNGKFVRPSKPDMEWSLSSPADLAYKYADCASKLSHVDEAIESANKAFLTWSTLSQQDRNKYLLKLKSVFEDQKQKLAEIISIETGKPLWDSLGEAQAMIGKITITLEESLKLVADQFVPNALPGIDGVTKFKPRGVFVVIGPFNFPGHLANGHIIPALATGNTVVFKPSELTPMTGQFMAECYDKAEIPAGVFNLVQGQAETGRRLSMHENVEGILFTGSYDVGLKIKQDTMTHFWKILALEMGGKNASIVWKDADFEKALFENLMGSFMTTGQRCSCTSRLLLHESIYDRFVSEFHEKTKKLKIGHWRENPFMGPLISAKSVENYVRFQGIAVREGAECLMRGKVLERSPAGNYVSPSINLVNKPNPNSVYQKTEIFGPNVAVYKISDFDEALTLVNSSSYGLVCSVFSKDKSLLERAQQKARVGLVNWNRSTAGASSRLPFGGMGKSGNDRPSAHFAVNYCTVPVASLLDTSGFDETKIPAGVDW; encoded by the coding sequence ATGGATCAAAAAATGATTTTTATGGGTGATTATGTTAATGGCAAATTCGTTCGCCCCTCAAAGCCGGATATGGAATGGTCTTTGTCGAGCCCCGCCGATTTAGCTTATAAGTATGCCGACTGCGCATCTAAGCTTTCTCATGTCGACGAGGCCATCGAATCTGCAAACAAGGCCTTTCTCACTTGGTCTACTTTGTCTCAGCAGGATCGCAATAAATATTTGTTAAAATTGAAAAGTGTTTTCGAAGACCAAAAGCAAAAGTTAGCAGAGATAATATCTATTGAAACCGGAAAACCTCTTTGGGATAGCCTCGGTGAAGCGCAGGCGATGATAGGTAAAATCACAATCACTCTTGAAGAGTCACTAAAACTTGTCGCGGATCAATTTGTTCCCAATGCACTCCCTGGCATTGATGGTGTGACTAAGTTTAAACCAAGAGGGGTATTCGTTGTTATAGGGCCTTTCAACTTTCCGGGTCATTTGGCAAACGGCCACATCATTCCGGCTCTTGCAACTGGCAACACTGTTGTGTTTAAGCCAAGTGAACTAACTCCTATGACGGGTCAGTTTATGGCTGAATGTTACGACAAGGCAGAGATCCCTGCCGGAGTTTTCAATTTGGTGCAGGGTCAAGCAGAGACTGGTCGCCGGCTCAGTATGCATGAAAATGTTGAGGGTATTCTGTTCACCGGTTCCTACGATGTGGGTTTAAAGATCAAACAAGATACTATGACCCACTTTTGGAAGATCTTGGCGCTCGAAATGGGCGGCAAGAATGCTTCTATTGTTTGGAAAGATGCTGATTTTGAAAAAGCTCTCTTTGAGAATTTGATGGGCTCCTTCATGACTACAGGGCAGAGATGTTCGTGTACGAGTCGCTTGCTTCTTCATGAATCCATTTACGATCGCTTTGTGAGTGAGTTCCATGAAAAAACAAAGAAACTGAAGATTGGGCACTGGAGAGAGAATCCGTTTATGGGCCCACTTATTAGTGCCAAGTCTGTAGAAAACTATGTTCGCTTTCAAGGTATAGCGGTCCGAGAAGGTGCCGAGTGCTTAATGCGCGGTAAGGTTCTTGAGCGAAGCCCCGCGGGGAATTATGTGTCTCCAAGCATTAACCTCGTAAATAAGCCGAACCCGAACTCAGTTTATCAAAAAACAGAAATCTTCGGTCCCAATGTTGCCGTTTACAAAATTTCCGATTTTGATGAAGCGCTGACGTTAGTGAATAGTAGTAGCTATGGTTTAGTTTGCTCTGTGTTTTCAAAAGACAAATCATTGCTTGAGCGGGCTCAGCAAAAAGCGAGAGTCGGTTTGGTAAACTGGAACAGATCCACTGCAGGCGCGAGCTCGAGGTTGCCATTTGGAGGCATGGGAAAATCTGGAAATGACAGGCCCTCGGCCCACTTTGCTGTCAACTACTGTACCGTTCCCGTTGCTAGTTTATTGGATACTTCTGGCTTTGATGAAACTAAGATTCCCGCCGGCGTTGATTGGTAA
- a CDS encoding endolytic transglycosylase MltG: MLRFLGWIFTFVFLGAVTAGLAFWVYISMPLNSAVGEVTIEVPPGPFSKVLDRLEETGLIKNKRMASRVAQFLGYTKTVKVGEYRVSGSNSLSEVYKTLASGKSVLYTVTIPEGKNLFEVADIFESAGFGPAKDFVKIFTDPSVATELTGFNVNTLEGYLFPETYTLSKFESKKAIVKSMVIQAQNAFKELSESARPPLNLDRQQIFTLASMIEKETGAPEERPTIASVFINRLKKKMRLQSDPTIIYGIWIQTGEPLRNIKKSHLSLPSPYNTYYVKGLPKGPIASPGKESLRAVFEPATTDYLYFVSRNDGTHEFTSTYAEHDKAVHKYQRTRANRVGKSWRDRK, translated from the coding sequence ATGTTAAGATTTCTAGGCTGGATTTTTACTTTTGTTTTTCTTGGCGCGGTGACAGCCGGTTTGGCGTTTTGGGTTTATATTTCTATGCCGCTAAATTCTGCGGTTGGTGAAGTCACCATTGAAGTTCCCCCAGGGCCATTTTCGAAGGTTCTCGATAGGCTCGAAGAAACTGGATTAATTAAAAATAAGCGAATGGCTTCTCGTGTTGCTCAGTTTTTGGGATACACAAAAACGGTAAAAGTAGGCGAATACCGAGTTTCAGGGTCGAACTCTCTAAGTGAAGTTTACAAGACTCTTGCTTCAGGAAAGAGCGTTCTCTACACGGTTACTATTCCAGAGGGGAAAAATCTTTTTGAAGTTGCGGATATCTTTGAGTCGGCTGGATTCGGGCCCGCTAAGGATTTTGTAAAAATTTTTACTGATCCATCAGTTGCAACGGAGCTCACAGGATTCAACGTAAATACACTAGAAGGTTATCTGTTTCCAGAAACCTACACACTTTCAAAGTTTGAATCTAAAAAGGCTATAGTGAAGAGTATGGTGATTCAGGCGCAAAATGCGTTTAAGGAGCTGTCTGAATCTGCTAGGCCGCCATTAAATCTGGATCGCCAGCAAATCTTTACTCTTGCAAGCATGATTGAAAAAGAAACCGGTGCTCCAGAAGAGCGGCCTACAATTGCGAGTGTTTTTATCAATCGGCTGAAGAAAAAAATGAGACTGCAGTCCGATCCGACAATCATCTACGGAATTTGGATACAAACAGGTGAACCGCTTCGTAACATCAAAAAATCCCATCTCAGCTTGCCGTCGCCGTACAATACCTATTATGTGAAAGGACTTCCTAAGGGCCCTATCGCAAGCCCCGGCAAAGAAAGTTTGCGTGCGGTATTTGAGCCTGCAACCACAGACTACCTTTACTTTGTGAGTCGTAATGATGGTACCCACGAATTCACTTCAACCTATGCAGAGCATGACAAGGCTGTTCACAAGTACCAGCGCACTCGCGCCAACCGCGTCGGTAAATCTTGGCGCGACCGCAAGTAG
- a CDS encoding outer membrane protein assembly factor BamD — protein sequence MKSIFFLSIITTLALGTGCSSIPDYDQSLPDGVFKTAEALQKEERFEEALKKYAEVKNKFPYNSLATEAELRIADIHYERESFAEAEASYSLFKELHPKHPRSDYVTYRLAMSYFSQLPSTIDRDLSLAHDSIKYFEEVIKYYPQSEYVKDSQEKLKNSREQLSEKEMYVARFYEKRDYHLSALKRYRYVLSKFPDTDQIRPALLGAGRMSKALEQNEEAKKYFQELISKFPESEEAGEARSEAQ from the coding sequence TTGAAATCGATTTTTTTCCTCTCAATTATTACCACTCTGGCCCTTGGAACCGGCTGCTCAAGTATTCCGGATTACGACCAAAGCTTACCTGATGGTGTGTTCAAAACAGCAGAGGCTCTTCAAAAAGAAGAGCGCTTCGAAGAGGCCCTGAAAAAATATGCTGAGGTGAAGAATAAGTTTCCTTACAACTCTCTTGCGACAGAAGCTGAGCTGCGAATCGCTGACATCCACTATGAACGGGAGTCATTTGCCGAGGCCGAAGCCAGCTACAGTTTGTTTAAAGAATTGCATCCTAAACATCCACGCTCGGACTATGTAACCTATCGCTTAGCGATGTCTTATTTCAGCCAGCTTCCGTCTACGATAGATAGAGATCTCAGCTTGGCCCACGACTCCATCAAGTATTTTGAAGAAGTTATTAAGTACTATCCGCAATCGGAGTATGTGAAAGACAGTCAGGAAAAACTTAAGAATTCTCGAGAGCAGTTGTCTGAAAAAGAAATGTATGTCGCCAGGTTTTATGAAAAGAGAGATTACCATTTAAGCGCTCTTAAACGATATCGCTATGTGCTCTCTAAGTTCCCGGATACTGATCAGATTCGTCCGGCTTTGCTCGGTGCGGGACGTATGTCAAAAGCGCTGGAACAGAACGAAGAAGCTAAGAAGTATTTTCAAGAATTGATCAGCAAGTTTCCGGAGTCTGAAGAAGCTGGTGAGGCCCGCAGTGAAGCCCAATAG
- the rimO gene encoding 30S ribosomal protein S12 methylthiotransferase RimO yields MSEITENKKVHFVSLGCPKNLVDTEIMLGSLSRQNYSVTENPGEADTIIVNTCGFIDESKRESISTVLEMGELKKNGLLKNLVVAGCLTQRYKDELVEGIPEADLFVGSGEFQNIAEILKNREAGSTEKRYFNLPTFLQNEATPRINSQMPHRAYLKISEGCKKRCAFCAIPLIRGNLQSRTIPAIVAEAKLLVASGVREVIVISHDFTDFGWDLRRQNPEAIETPYELLKALSEIPGLDWIRTLYVYPDGIDQKLIDLIKSKDNLVKYFDMPLQHISDSILKSMNRKMTRQLIEAALKMIREEIPEAVIRTQFIVGFPGETEENFQELLGFIKEQEFDRVGCFKYSPEEKTPGSRMPDQVDEQTKQRRHDELMEVQQEISRRKHAALVGKTVEVLVEGLSEETELLLQGRTSQQAPEIDGIVYLRDGHAEMGEIVRVKIVESMDYDLVAEIIEREPRRSPLTSNGRAR; encoded by the coding sequence ATGAGCGAAATTACTGAAAATAAAAAAGTTCACTTTGTGAGCCTTGGTTGCCCAAAAAACCTTGTCGATACCGAAATCATGCTGGGTAGCCTTTCGCGGCAGAATTACTCAGTAACTGAGAATCCAGGCGAAGCGGATACTATTATAGTGAATACTTGCGGCTTTATTGACGAATCTAAGCGAGAGTCCATCTCTACAGTTCTTGAAATGGGTGAACTCAAAAAGAACGGTCTCCTCAAAAATTTGGTTGTCGCCGGATGTCTTACGCAAAGATATAAAGATGAACTCGTGGAAGGTATTCCAGAGGCAGATCTTTTTGTGGGCTCGGGCGAGTTTCAGAATATTGCTGAAATTCTCAAAAACCGAGAGGCAGGATCGACAGAAAAACGCTATTTCAACTTGCCGACCTTTCTGCAAAACGAGGCAACTCCAAGAATTAATTCGCAAATGCCTCATCGGGCTTACTTGAAAATATCTGAGGGTTGTAAAAAGAGATGTGCTTTTTGTGCGATACCTTTGATTCGGGGCAACCTGCAATCTCGAACGATTCCTGCAATTGTTGCTGAAGCAAAGCTACTCGTTGCCTCAGGGGTGAGAGAGGTTATTGTTATTTCTCACGACTTCACCGACTTTGGTTGGGACCTCAGAAGACAAAACCCAGAAGCGATCGAAACGCCTTATGAACTTTTAAAGGCCCTGAGCGAAATTCCGGGACTAGATTGGATAAGAACCCTTTACGTGTATCCGGATGGAATCGATCAAAAACTCATTGATCTCATCAAATCTAAAGACAATTTGGTAAAATACTTCGACATGCCACTTCAGCATATTAGCGATTCGATCTTAAAATCGATGAATCGTAAAATGACCCGTCAGTTGATTGAAGCGGCTCTAAAAATGATACGTGAGGAAATCCCTGAAGCTGTAATCCGAACCCAGTTTATTGTGGGTTTTCCTGGGGAAACAGAGGAAAACTTTCAGGAGCTTCTTGGTTTTATCAAAGAACAAGAGTTTGACCGGGTGGGTTGTTTTAAATACTCGCCGGAAGAAAAAACCCCCGGATCCAGAATGCCCGACCAAGTTGACGAGCAAACAAAACAGAGACGACATGATGAGCTCATGGAAGTTCAGCAAGAGATTAGTCGTAGAAAGCACGCCGCTTTGGTCGGAAAGACCGTCGAAGTTCTCGTAGAAGGTCTCAGCGAAGAAACCGAACTTTTGCTACAAGGAAGAACTTCTCAGCAAGCTCCAGAGATAGACGGTATTGTTTATCTGCGAGACGGACATGCAGAGATGGGTGAAATTGTGAGAGTGAAAATAGTTGAAAGTATGGACTACGATCTTGTGGCAGAAATTATCGAACGCGAGCCGAGAAGAAGCCCCTTGACGTCTAACGGCAGGGCGCGTTAG
- a CDS encoding peptidase, translating to MRKRIHRHFVVLLILLLACTMIFTNCGPTGKKNEASKTVAEEPLHPFAQKIQNKIIASDLSAESLLDQCEKAILELNFKVESTVTATKVLERVSFESSLLPLETAKADFADDTSPLYFMAYVSTDANLRKAGSDCEQKVSEASVALGTRRDVYEMLLKINALSLEADEARLLSETLLVYKKNGMALSNQDLAAFRELRQKLSLLESQFSQNLNEDVSTAEFTKEELVGTSERFLSRLSTSASGKLIVTTKSTDYREVMANAINPETRKKMMFAYLNRAGEQNTKLLKEAILLRQAIAKLLGYKTWAHYRIDGRMAATPENAKNLIVSLKDRVAQVYAKDRDLMLESKREDLPSADRLEAWDLTFYTNKVAKERFSLDRELVRQYFPAEKVVAGVFEIYSKLFAVKFEEVVNAHVWSEDVKLYAVRSADDNSILSYFYADLTPRPGKYGHAAAFPLISGRIVKEGYYSQPVAAIVANFTPGNPSLMSHSEVETFFHEFGHIVHQTLTGAPYASLSGTDVAQDFVEAPSQMLEEWAWDKNILKMISGHFERPREILPDSLIDKMVAAKHFGEGLLYATQILYGLTDLTFHMAEGSVDVHATYDQLYKEILLVEPLEGGRFVAGFGHLMGGYDAGYYGYIWSEVYAADMFTRFEKEGLLNANAGEAYRKWILEPGRMLDPLSMIESFLGRPYSTEAFYRKLGL from the coding sequence TTGAGAAAAAGAATTCATCGTCATTTCGTAGTATTGCTCATTCTATTACTAGCTTGCACCATGATATTTACGAACTGTGGGCCGACGGGTAAAAAGAATGAGGCTTCCAAAACAGTTGCCGAAGAGCCTCTACATCCTTTCGCTCAAAAGATCCAAAATAAGATTATCGCCTCTGACCTTTCAGCGGAGAGTCTTTTAGATCAATGTGAAAAAGCCATTCTAGAGTTAAACTTCAAGGTAGAATCTACTGTCACTGCGACAAAGGTTCTTGAAAGAGTTTCTTTTGAAAGTAGTCTTTTGCCACTAGAAACTGCAAAGGCAGACTTTGCTGATGATACATCTCCTCTCTACTTTATGGCCTATGTCTCAACAGATGCGAACCTTCGCAAGGCCGGCTCAGACTGTGAGCAAAAGGTTTCTGAGGCAAGCGTTGCTCTAGGAACTCGCAGAGATGTTTACGAAATGCTTTTAAAAATAAACGCCCTGAGCCTAGAAGCTGATGAGGCTCGACTGTTAAGTGAAACTTTGCTCGTCTATAAGAAAAACGGGATGGCCTTGAGCAATCAGGATTTAGCGGCATTTCGCGAACTTCGTCAAAAGCTGTCACTCTTAGAGTCTCAGTTTTCGCAAAATCTTAACGAGGATGTTTCTACTGCTGAGTTCACTAAAGAAGAACTTGTCGGTACGTCCGAGAGATTTCTCTCAAGATTGTCAACGTCGGCTTCAGGGAAGCTAATTGTAACTACGAAATCCACTGACTATCGAGAAGTCATGGCCAATGCTATAAACCCTGAAACCCGAAAAAAAATGATGTTTGCCTATCTTAACCGCGCAGGTGAACAAAATACTAAACTCTTAAAAGAGGCAATTCTCCTTCGCCAAGCAATTGCAAAGTTACTGGGCTACAAAACTTGGGCGCACTACCGCATCGATGGCAGAATGGCAGCCACACCCGAAAACGCAAAAAATCTCATAGTTTCTTTGAAAGATCGCGTAGCGCAGGTTTACGCCAAAGATAGAGACCTTATGCTCGAGTCAAAGCGCGAAGATTTACCTTCGGCGGATCGTCTCGAGGCTTGGGATCTGACTTTTTACACCAATAAAGTCGCAAAAGAGCGCTTCTCTTTAGACAGAGAATTGGTTCGGCAGTACTTTCCGGCCGAAAAAGTCGTCGCTGGAGTTTTTGAAATTTACTCCAAGCTCTTTGCGGTGAAATTTGAAGAAGTTGTTAACGCGCACGTTTGGTCAGAAGATGTTAAGCTCTATGCAGTTAGGTCAGCCGATGACAATTCCATTCTCTCTTACTTCTATGCGGACTTGACACCGAGACCTGGTAAGTACGGGCACGCGGCGGCTTTTCCGTTAATTTCGGGGCGCATCGTAAAAGAGGGATATTATAGCCAACCCGTTGCGGCCATTGTGGCCAACTTCACACCGGGCAACCCTTCTTTGATGTCACACTCCGAAGTAGAAACCTTCTTTCATGAGTTCGGCCACATTGTACACCAAACTTTAACCGGGGCTCCCTATGCAAGCCTCTCAGGAACGGATGTTGCGCAAGATTTTGTCGAGGCCCCATCGCAAATGCTCGAGGAGTGGGCCTGGGACAAGAATATTTTGAAAATGATTTCTGGGCACTTTGAGCGACCTCGGGAAATTTTGCCAGATTCGCTTATCGATAAAATGGTTGCAGCAAAACATTTTGGCGAAGGTCTTTTGTACGCTACGCAAATACTTTATGGTTTGACGGATCTAACTTTTCATATGGCAGAGGGTTCTGTCGACGTTCACGCGACTTACGATCAACTGTATAAGGAGATCCTTTTGGTCGAACCACTTGAAGGCGGTCGTTTTGTCGCAGGATTTGGTCATCTCATGGGCGGTTACGACGCTGGCTATTACGGTTACATTTGGTCAGAGGTGTACGCGGCAGATATGTTCACGCGGTTTGAAAAAGAAGGATTGCTGAATGCAAACGCCGGTGAAGCCTATCGGAAATGGATTCTTGAGCCAGGTAGAATGCTCGATCCTCTTTCTATGATCGAAAGCTTTTTAGGTAGGCCCTATAGCACCGAAGCTTTTTACCGAAAACTCGGGCTGTAG
- the hpt gene encoding hypoxanthine phosphoribosyltransferase, with protein MSLIRNDMLPFITKAEIDEMIDRIAREIESDYFGEQLIFVCPLKGSFLFLSDLVRRIRLPLQVDFVQLSNVKKDGDRPAGVSITKDIEINVADKHVIVVEEIIDAGRSLSFLKNRLLSAGPASLKVASLLDKPARRVINIIPDYLGRTIEDRFVVGYGMDDDGLGRNYSDIYLLKN; from the coding sequence ATGAGCTTGATTAGAAACGATATGCTTCCTTTTATTACAAAGGCCGAGATAGACGAAATGATCGATAGAATTGCCCGAGAAATCGAGTCCGATTATTTTGGAGAGCAATTGATTTTTGTGTGCCCCCTAAAAGGATCCTTTCTTTTTCTTTCTGACCTTGTCCGTAGAATTCGGCTTCCGCTCCAGGTAGATTTCGTGCAGCTCAGCAACGTTAAAAAAGACGGTGATAGACCCGCCGGAGTTTCAATAACAAAAGACATCGAAATCAACGTCGCCGATAAACACGTCATTGTGGTGGAAGAGATCATTGACGCTGGCAGATCACTGAGCTTTTTAAAGAATCGTTTGCTTTCGGCAGGGCCAGCAAGTTTAAAGGTCGCATCGCTACTAGATAAACCTGCAAGAAGGGTGATCAATATTATACCGGACTACTTGGGCCGAACAATTGAGGATCGCTTTGTTGTGGGTTACGGAATGGACGACGACGGCTTAGGTAGAAACTACTCAGACATTTATCTTTTGAAAAACTAG